The sequence CATGTCGCTCTCGTGGATGGCCGCCCAGCCGCGGATGGAGGAGCCGTCCATGCCGAACCCGTCCTCGAACGACGCCTCACTGAACTGCTCGATGGGGAACGATACGTGGTGCCACAGCCCCGGGATGTCGGTGAACCGCAGGTCCAGGATCTTGATGTTGTTCTTCTTGATAAACTCCATTACCTGCTTGGGATCGGCCATAAACGCTCCTTTGCGTCGAACTTGAGATTTAGTTGTGGTGGAATCCGGCTGATACGTACTGTCCAGTTTTTTCCTGTACAGGACGCGCACCCAGACTACGGGCTTTCTCTCCCGGCGTGAAAT comes from Terriglobales bacterium and encodes:
- a CDS encoding glutamine synthetase beta-grasp domain-containing protein; amino-acid sequence: MADPKQVMEFIKKNNIKILDLRFTDIPGLWHHVSFPIEQFSEASFEDGFGMDGSSIRGWAAIHESDMLLIPDATWFIPDPFTEVPTLVMVADVIDPVTKQRYDRDPRYIAKKAEMYLSSTG